In one window of Mytilus galloprovincialis chromosome 6, xbMytGall1.hap1.1, whole genome shotgun sequence DNA:
- the LOC143079943 gene encoding tyramine beta-hydroxylase-like: MVWDTTLCQMDSDGDGMTNGYELGDPNCVWVAGQGITPERVIDITHPGICDPFNAPQCYQANTDFTISCTSIQFNCPATQDPGVTSYTYSLPPTPVPVKETTYMCMVFDFPQGQDIHQIAYEPFIDNANVLHHMTIMGCMPGQTVPPNEVGVPHECGMGASSSCQIVLGVWSLGFSGHCLPDEAGIRIGPNKYTQGAIQLHWTNPLLSNSLVDGSGMKLYFTPNLRPNDAGIFITGQIYLNIPSGVESHQEEGECPSDCTNQLFTGNIHVFSALNHMHYLGSEMKVQLHRNGTKIADLTDDLIYVYDSPQLHEFSPAIEVMPGDSITTKCTYKSTSRSGTTLNGQSTFDEMCFGLLYYYPVANLAGAWTCISFKGISQCEINSGNVDGCNIFDFFNFGNQASQNRYDTIINNCPIFGAGTYDCMAAQMSIRNDPCMAPDVYDLIIHKNNGWYTAVAFHTAMLTHNRCFMFYDLSVEENEQFYNSIVDNCEPWGSCLEQCDSAIDAQKNHACMRHGSTYEHLRSYAVINQNIQWIKFFAAVASCKNM; the protein is encoded by the exons ATG GTATGGGACACAACTCTGTGTCAAATGGATTCAGATGGGGATGGAATGACGAATGGCTATGAATTAGGAGACCCAAATTGTGTTTGGGTAGCAGGACAAGGAATTACACCGGAGAGGGTCATAGACATCACTCACCCCG gaaTCTGCGATCCTTTTAATGCTCCTCAATGCTATCAAGCGAACACTGACTTCACAATATCATGTACATCAATCCAATTTAACTGTCCTGCAACTCAAGATCCTG GTGTTACCAGTTACACTTACTCTCTCCCTCCGACGCCAGTACCAGTTAAGGAAACAACATATATGTGCATGGTATTTGATTTTCCGCAAGGGCAAGACATTCACCAGATTGCGTATGAACCATTTATAGACAACGCAAATGTGTTGCACCATATGACGATCATGGGGTGTATGCCTGGGC AAACAGTTCCTCCTAATGAAGTTGGCGTTCCTCATGAATGTGGAATGGGAGCATCAAGTTCGTGTCAAATTGTATTAGGGGTATGGTCTTTGGGATTCTCAGGTCATTGTCTGCCTGATGAAGCTGGAATCAGAATTGGACCAAACAAGTATACACAAGGCGCTATACAA TTACACTGGACAAACCCGCTTCTTTCGAACAGCCTTGTCGACGGATCAGGGATGAAACTATACTTTACACCTAACCTCCGTCCAAATGACGCTGGAATTTTCATCACCGGTCAGATTTATCTTAACATACCATCGGGTGTTGAGAGCCACCAAGAGGAAGGCGAATGTCCATCCGATTGTACAAATCAGCTCTTCACAGGAAATATTCATGTGTTTTCAGCTTTGAATCATATGCATTATTTag GCAGTGAGATGAAAGTACAATTACATAGGAACGGGACAAAGATTGCAGATCTAACAGATGATCTCATATATGTTTATGATTCTCCTCAACTTCACGA GTTTTCTCCAGCTATTGAAGTTATGCCTGGTGACAGTATCACCACTAAATGTACATATAAATCAACATCTCGTTCCGGAACAACTTTAAATGGTCAATCAACCTTTGATGAAATGTGCTTTGGTTTATTATATTACTACCCAGTGGCAAATTTAGCAGGCGCGTGGACATGTATCTCGTTCAAAGGAATTTCCCAATGCGAAATTAATTCAGGAAACGTCGATGGTTGTAATATATTTGATTTCTTTAATTTTGGTAATCAAGCAAGTCAGAATAGGTACGACACAATTATCAATAATTGTCCAATATTTGGTGCCGGTACATACGATTGCATGGCTGCGCAGATGTCCATAAGAAACGATCCCTGTATGGCACCGGACGTATATGATTTgataatacataaaaataatggTTGGTACACAGCAGTTGCCTTCCATACTGCGATGTTGACACACAACCGCTGCTTCATGTTTTACGATTTATCAGTGGAAGAAAACGAGCAGTTTTATAATTCTATCGTAGACAATTGCGAACCATGGGGTAGTTGTTTGGAGCAGTGTGACTCAGCTATTGATGCTCAAAAGAATCATGCATGTATGCGCCATGGTAGTACGTATGAACATTTAAGATCTTACGCGGTTATCAACCAGAATATTCAGTGGATTAAATTTTTTGCAGCCGTCGCATCTTGTAAAAACATGTaa